The following proteins are co-located in the Sporolituus thermophilus DSM 23256 genome:
- the thiS gene encoding sulfur carrier protein ThiS has protein sequence MKVLINGNPVELPEGMTLAGLVARKALNPATIITELNLAIIPRDRWPATVLKENDRLEIVTFVGGG, from the coding sequence TTGAAAGTCCTGATAAACGGCAACCCGGTCGAATTACCGGAAGGCATGACGCTGGCCGGGCTGGTGGCCCGCAAGGCGCTAAATCCGGCAACTATTATTACCGAACTTAATTTGGCCATTATCCCCAGAGACCGCTGGCCAGCAACCGTATTAAAAGAAAATGACCGCTTGGAAATCGTCACCTTTGTAGGGGGAGGCTAA
- a CDS encoding thiazole synthase produces MADVLKIGDKELTSRLFLGTGKFASNKLIPEAVAASGAQVVTVALRRVDPDSRDENIINYIPQNCILMPNTSGARTAEEAVRIARLARAAGCGNWVKIEVISDNRYLLPDNYETIKATEILAAEGFVVLPYMSPDLIVAKRLAAAGAAAVMPLGAPIGSNRGLKTKELIRILIEEIPLPIIVDAGIGRPSEAAEAMEIGAAAVLVNTAIATAADPVAMAKAFGLAVAAGRTAYLAGPGAVQQYASASSPLTGFLRE; encoded by the coding sequence ATGGCAGATGTATTGAAAATTGGCGACAAAGAACTTACCAGCCGCCTCTTTTTAGGCACCGGTAAGTTCGCGTCCAACAAATTGATCCCCGAAGCCGTCGCGGCTTCAGGAGCGCAAGTGGTGACCGTGGCGCTAAGGCGCGTCGACCCAGACAGCCGCGACGAGAACATTATCAACTATATTCCGCAGAACTGCATTTTAATGCCCAACACTTCCGGCGCCAGAACCGCCGAGGAAGCCGTGCGGATTGCCCGCCTGGCAAGAGCCGCCGGCTGCGGCAACTGGGTCAAGATTGAAGTAATATCCGATAACCGTTATTTACTACCTGATAACTACGAGACAATTAAGGCAACCGAAATTTTAGCGGCCGAAGGCTTTGTCGTACTGCCCTATATGAGCCCTGACTTAATTGTGGCAAAAAGGCTGGCCGCAGCCGGGGCGGCGGCCGTAATGCCGCTGGGGGCGCCGATCGGCAGCAACCGTGGGTTAAAGACAAAAGAGTTGATCCGGATTTTAATCGAAGAAATACCTTTGCCGATCATTGTCGACGCCGGCATCGGCCGGCCGTCGGAAGCAGCCGAGGCAATGGAGATAGGCGCGGCGGCGGTCTTGGTGAATACCGCTATTGCAACCGCGGCCGACCCGGTAGCCATGGCGAAGGCTTTTGGTCTGGCTGTCGCCGCCGGACGCACCGCCTATTTGGCCGGCCCGGGCGCTGTCCAGCAGTATGCCAGCGCCTCGTCGCCTTTGACCGGCTTCCTCCGCGAATAA
- the thiH gene encoding 2-iminoacetate synthase ThiH, whose amino-acid sequence MGTFYDVIKDYRSFDFAAYFSQVTASDVRHILRQDRLNAFDFLALLSPPAEPYLEEMAQKAHRLTVQHFGRTMLLYTPLYLANYCVNQCVYCGFRLNNKLERKKLTLTEVEREAQLIAATGLKHILILTGESRQHSPVSYIKDCVNILKKYFTSISIEIYPLTQEEYAELIGAGVDGLTIYQEVYNEEVYAEMHPAGPKRNYRFRLEAPERACQAGLRTVNIGALLGLNDWRQEAFFTGLHADYLQRRFPDVEVSISPPRMRPHFGGFAPPVMVSDQNLVQYVLAFRLFMPRSGITLSTRENGRLRDAMVRLGVTKMSAGSCTAVGGRSDHEAVGQFQISDERTVAEVAAMLYAQGYQPIYKDWQAL is encoded by the coding sequence ATGGGCACTTTTTACGACGTTATTAAAGACTATCGAAGCTTCGACTTTGCGGCCTATTTTTCGCAAGTTACCGCTAGTGACGTGCGGCACATCCTGAGGCAAGACCGGCTCAACGCGTTCGATTTTTTGGCCTTGCTGTCACCGCCGGCAGAGCCCTATTTAGAAGAAATGGCCCAAAAGGCTCACCGCTTAACCGTTCAGCATTTCGGCCGGACAATGCTTCTTTATACGCCTTTGTATTTGGCTAACTATTGCGTTAACCAGTGCGTTTATTGCGGCTTCCGGCTGAACAATAAACTGGAGCGGAAAAAACTCACTTTGACGGAAGTTGAACGGGAAGCCCAGCTTATTGCCGCTACCGGCTTAAAACATATTCTCATTCTTACAGGCGAATCCCGGCAGCATTCACCGGTTTCCTACATTAAAGACTGTGTTAACATACTGAAAAAATACTTTACTTCCATCAGCATTGAAATCTACCCGCTGACCCAGGAAGAATACGCCGAATTAATCGGCGCCGGTGTGGACGGCCTGACGATTTACCAGGAAGTGTACAACGAAGAGGTTTATGCCGAAATGCACCCCGCCGGCCCAAAACGCAATTACCGGTTTCGGCTGGAAGCGCCGGAGCGGGCCTGCCAGGCGGGGCTGCGGACGGTAAACATCGGCGCTTTGCTCGGCCTTAACGACTGGCGGCAAGAAGCATTCTTCACCGGCCTGCATGCCGATTACCTGCAGCGCCGGTTTCCCGACGTAGAAGTAAGCATTTCGCCGCCCCGGATGCGGCCGCACTTTGGCGGCTTTGCGCCCCCGGTTATGGTGAGCGACCAGAATCTGGTACAGTATGTTTTGGCCTTCCGGTTATTTATGCCGCGCAGCGGGATTACCCTGTCAACCAGAGAGAATGGGCGCTTGCGGGACGCGATGGTAAGGCTGGGCGTGACCAAAATGTCCGCCGGCTCCTGCACGGCGGTCGGCGGCCGCTCCGACCATGAGGCCGTCGGGCAATTCCAAATTTCCGATGAACGCACGGTGGCGGAAGTGGCAGCAATGCTGTATGCCCAGGGTTATCAGCCAATATATAAAGATTGGCAGGCGCTGTAA
- the thiF gene encoding sulfur carrier protein ThiS adenylyltransferase ThiF: MNTFEQGLLRYFTANMLAKIQSVKIGIAGAGGLGSNCAQLLVRSGFKKFKIVDFDCIDYSNLNRQFYFLHQVAKPKAPMLRENLRQINPDVEIDIVQTKIDENNINGLFGDCDVVVEAVDRAEFKKMIVEHYIASGKLLVAASGLAGWGDSDRIRVHKIKDNFYLVGDLTTASGPDCPPVAPCVNIAAAKQADVILNWVLGPIKKGGN; encoded by the coding sequence ATGAATACTTTTGAGCAAGGATTACTGCGTTATTTTACGGCCAATATGCTGGCCAAAATCCAGTCTGTCAAAATCGGTATTGCCGGCGCCGGCGGCCTGGGGTCAAACTGCGCTCAACTGCTGGTGCGGTCTGGTTTTAAGAAGTTCAAAATTGTCGATTTTGACTGTATTGACTACAGCAACCTCAACCGGCAGTTTTATTTTCTCCACCAGGTTGCCAAGCCGAAGGCGCCAATGCTACGGGAAAACTTGCGCCAGATTAACCCTGATGTCGAAATAGATATCGTCCAGACAAAAATAGATGAAAATAATATTAACGGACTGTTCGGGGACTGCGACGTTGTCGTCGAGGCCGTCGACCGGGCGGAATTCAAGAAAATGATTGTCGAGCATTATATCGCGTCCGGGAAACTCTTGGTCGCCGCATCCGGGCTGGCCGGCTGGGGCGATAGCGACCGCATTCGCGTCCACAAAATTAAAGATAATTTTTACTTAGTAGGCGATCTGACAACCGCGAGCGGGCCTGACTGCCCGCCGGTGGCACCTTGTGTAAATATTGCCGCGGCCAAACAAGCCGACGTAATTCTTAACTGGGTTTTAGGACCAATAAAAAAAGGGGGCAACTAG